A single window of Chloroflexota bacterium DNA harbors:
- a CDS encoding RNA methyltransferase gives MSATSDIITSPANEQVKYVRTLHRRRNRYRERKFIAEGLRTVEEAILAGTQPALLFHTPAVQHMPRVYSILSQAEEQGTSIKAVSEPVMQLIADTVTPSGILAVLPMRECALPSPLTWVLVIDSLRDPGNLGTILRSALAAGTELVITSKGTVDVYSPKVVRAAMGAHFHLNLCVHQNWSAIKRILSGVRVLVAKPGEGVPYWKVDWRQPTALVIGGEAEGTSPEAERLASSSVTIPMHKGIESLNAAVAASVLLFEAARQRFHPDL, from the coding sequence TTGTCAGCCACCTCAGACATTATTACCAGCCCAGCTAACGAACAAGTGAAATATGTGCGCACCCTGCATCGGCGACGCAACAGATACAGAGAACGCAAGTTCATTGCAGAAGGTTTACGCACTGTAGAGGAAGCAATCCTGGCAGGCACCCAGCCCGCTCTTCTTTTCCATACCCCAGCAGTGCAGCATATGCCCCGTGTCTATTCTATCTTGTCTCAGGCAGAGGAGCAAGGCACTAGCATCAAAGCAGTGAGCGAGCCAGTTATGCAGCTCATAGCTGATACAGTCACCCCTTCGGGTATCTTGGCTGTGCTTCCCATGCGCGAATGTGCGCTGCCAAGTCCATTAACTTGGGTACTGGTGATCGACTCCTTGCGCGATCCAGGGAATCTGGGAACGATTCTGCGCTCTGCCCTTGCGGCTGGCACTGAATTGGTGATCACCAGCAAAGGTACAGTAGATGTCTACAGCCCCAAAGTGGTGCGAGCTGCAATGGGAGCACACTTTCATTTGAACCTCTGTGTACATCAGAATTGGTCTGCAATTAAGCGTATCCTGAGCGGCGTCCGGGTGCTTGTAGCAAAGCCCGGGGAAGGGGTTCCGTATTGGAAAGTTGACTGGCGGCAACCCACTGCCTTGGTCATTGGCGGCGAAGCTGAGGGCACCAGCCCAGAAGCAGAGAGATTGGCGAGTAGCTCTGTGACTATCCCCATGCACAAGGGCATCGAATCTCTCAATGCTGCAGTTGCTGCCAGCGTCCTGCTTTTCGAGGCAGCGCGGCAACGTTTTCATCCGGACCTATAG
- a CDS encoding glycosyltransferase family 39 protein, producing MEWSPMQHTPKGQRVLINGMFMLVLWLALILRLYRIEAQSLWNDEGTSVALAARDLAAITRGAANDIHPPLYYYILHFWMAFVGHSELAVRSLSALLGTALVLMTFVLARFIAGDVPALIATLFAALSPFAIYYSQETRMYILCALLAALSVHAWVLLLSKWQNAGEKASRSSTLAAFLYILASILLLYTHYFAATMLIVQNLAFLWWLLTTRLPVTMRRLSVVLRWTAIQITIAAAYLPWLVLAREQLRVWPAISEPLSLRTLLGDLLCVFSLGLSTRLCPPAVLAGFGLLLLAGVLALRPHRKQGLQPQAGSTSYVLFLLYLFVPIGIMYLLSLQRPMYNPKFLLLCIVPFHLFLANGARWLADVASRFWLFAIAKGGGDRTKPGGQTGRWLRYIFLLSIIVFVVVSSWDSLRAYYFDPLYARDDYRSIARYIEIVGGEDDAILINAPGQIETFTYYYQGNLPLYPLPRQRPLDKTQTEADLVQMIEGRKRIFAILWATDESDPERFVEGWLDQHCYKAMDSWYGNVRLVIYAVPAMPAQQQIERPLSVNLGNKVRLLGYNLLTTEVRPGDILQLSLFWQAIAPMQERYKVFTHVIDSHGHLVGQRDAEPGGGAKITTIWQEGEQVLDNYGLPILPATPPGEYVIEIGMYNLESGQRLPVIEHGQETGDRILLQTVRILPALAPPPLSVLGMKRQMNVQFGELTLLGYDMAKLGYEHQPDSPIQPGDVVHLTLFWQANQAPSRDVMLLLQMRDKQGKAWAEHLAQPTEGFYPARLWHTGEIIRDQHHWFLPADLPPQRYQIYLSVQRLPEGQQIGSLLVLTSLTIQSNASSAGRCPCKLQPAAS from the coding sequence ATGGAATGGAGCCCGATGCAACACACGCCAAAAGGCCAGCGGGTTCTGATCAATGGCATGTTCATGTTGGTGCTGTGGCTCGCATTGATCTTGCGTCTGTACCGCATCGAAGCGCAAAGCCTGTGGAACGATGAGGGCACAAGTGTTGCTCTTGCCGCGCGAGACCTGGCAGCCATTACTAGAGGTGCGGCTAACGACATTCATCCACCGCTGTATTACTATATCCTCCATTTCTGGATGGCATTTGTTGGCCACAGTGAACTCGCCGTGCGTTCCTTGTCCGCACTGCTAGGAACAGCACTAGTGCTGATGACGTTTGTCCTCGCCCGTTTCATCGCCGGTGATGTGCCCGCCTTGATCGCCACGCTGTTCGCAGCTTTATCCCCATTCGCAATCTACTACTCCCAAGAAACTCGAATGTACATCCTCTGTGCTCTTCTGGCAGCCTTATCCGTACATGCCTGGGTGCTGCTTTTGTCGAAATGGCAAAATGCTGGTGAAAAAGCTTCCAGGTCCTCTACTCTCGCCGCTTTTCTTTACATCTTGGCGTCTATTCTGCTTCTGTATACTCACTATTTTGCAGCCACGATGCTCATTGTGCAGAACCTCGCTTTCCTATGGTGGCTGCTGACCACGCGCTTGCCAGTCACTATGCGACGCTTATCAGTTGTGTTACGCTGGACTGCTATACAGATTACCATTGCAGCTGCATACCTGCCGTGGTTGGTTCTAGCCAGAGAGCAATTGCGTGTGTGGCCGGCTATCAGTGAACCTCTGTCGCTGAGAACTCTGTTGGGGGACCTCTTGTGTGTTTTCAGCCTAGGTTTGTCTACCAGACTGTGTCCACCTGCTGTCCTAGCCGGTTTTGGGCTATTGCTGTTAGCGGGCGTGCTGGCTTTACGACCTCATCGCAAGCAAGGTCTGCAACCTCAGGCAGGCTCCACTTCCTATGTCCTTTTCTTGCTGTACCTCTTCGTGCCCATTGGCATCATGTACCTGCTTTCACTGCAACGGCCCATGTACAATCCAAAATTCCTGCTACTATGCATCGTCCCCTTCCACTTGTTTTTGGCAAATGGTGCTCGTTGGTTGGCTGACGTTGCGAGCCGCTTCTGGCTATTTGCCATAGCGAAAGGTGGTGGCGATAGGACCAAACCCGGTGGTCAGACTGGCCGCTGGCTGCGCTACATCTTTTTGCTATCCATCATTGTTTTTGTCGTGGTTTCTTCGTGGGATTCGCTACGTGCTTACTATTTTGACCCACTCTATGCCCGCGACGACTATCGTAGCATCGCTCGTTACATCGAGATCGTAGGGGGAGAAGACGATGCTATTCTGATCAACGCTCCAGGGCAAATCGAAACATTCACGTACTACTATCAGGGCAACTTGCCTCTGTATCCGCTCCCTCGTCAGCGTCCTCTAGACAAGACGCAGACGGAAGCAGACTTGGTACAGATGATAGAGGGACGCAAACGGATATTCGCTATACTGTGGGCTACCGATGAGAGTGATCCGGAGCGTTTCGTGGAAGGCTGGCTGGATCAGCACTGCTACAAAGCCATGGATTCATGGTACGGTAACGTGCGTTTGGTGATTTATGCTGTACCAGCCATGCCCGCGCAACAGCAAATTGAACGCCCACTGTCCGTGAATCTGGGAAACAAGGTGCGCTTGCTCGGCTACAATTTGCTCACAACAGAGGTGCGGCCAGGCGACATTTTACAACTGAGCCTCTTTTGGCAAGCCATTGCCCCGATGCAAGAGCGCTATAAGGTTTTTACCCATGTAATCGATTCCCATGGCCACCTGGTTGGCCAGCGCGATGCCGAGCCAGGAGGCGGGGCCAAAATCACCACAATCTGGCAGGAAGGAGAGCAAGTACTGGACAACTATGGTTTGCCTATTCTCCCAGCTACACCTCCTGGAGAGTACGTCATCGAGATTGGCATGTACAACCTCGAAAGCGGCCAGAGATTGCCTGTGATAGAACATGGGCAGGAAACAGGTGATCGCATCCTCCTGCAAACAGTGCGTATCCTGCCTGCTCTGGCTCCTCCACCCTTATCTGTGCTTGGCATGAAAAGACAGATGAACGTTCAGTTTGGGGAACTGACGCTACTGGGTTATGACATGGCCAAACTGGGTTATGAGCACCAACCCGATTCGCCCATTCAGCCCGGCGATGTTGTACACCTCACCCTGTTCTGGCAGGCAAACCAAGCGCCTTCGAGAGATGTTATGCTGCTCCTGCAAATGCGGGACAAGCAAGGTAAGGCGTGGGCTGAGCACCTCGCTCAGCCAACGGAGGGCTTTTATCCAGCCCGGCTGTGGCATACAGGCGAAATAATTCGCGATCAGCATCACTGGTTCTTGCCGGCTGATCTGCCACCTCAGCGCTACCAAATCTATCTGTCTGTGCAACGTCTGCCTGAGGGCCAGCAAATCGGTTCGCTCCTTGTGCTGACCAGCCTCACGATCCAATCCAACGCATCGAGCGCGGGAAGGTGCCCCTGTAAGTTGCAGCCTGCAGCGTCCTGA
- a CDS encoding CinA family protein: MDIDSLAETVGRLLQQRCLKLAVAESCTGGLLATHITNIPGSSAYFEGGVVAYSYETKRRVLGVPASVLDTYGAVSAETAIAMARGVRHLLHVDLAVAITGIAGPTGARPQKPVGLTYIALASAKGEECRKYLWTGDRWENRRQSAKAALQWLREYLEATNTR; the protein is encoded by the coding sequence TTGGACATAGATTCGCTGGCAGAAACCGTTGGTAGGCTATTGCAACAACGTTGCCTAAAACTGGCTGTAGCCGAATCCTGCACGGGTGGGTTGCTGGCTACGCATATCACAAATATTCCCGGCAGCTCCGCTTATTTCGAAGGCGGCGTGGTCGCCTATTCCTATGAAACGAAGAGGCGCGTGCTTGGGGTGCCAGCCAGCGTCTTGGATACTTATGGTGCAGTGAGCGCGGAAACCGCCATCGCCATGGCCAGAGGTGTACGGCATCTTCTGCATGTGGATCTGGCCGTAGCCATCACTGGTATTGCCGGGCCAACTGGGGCTAGGCCGCAGAAGCCGGTAGGACTCACCTATATTGCACTTGCCTCAGCCAAAGGGGAAGAATGCAGGAAATACCTCTGGACAGGAGACCGCTGGGAGAACCGCAGGCAATCGGCCAAGGCGGCACTGCAATGGTTGCGAGAATACCTGGAAGCAACTAATACTAGGTAG
- a CDS encoding enoyl-CoA hydratase/isomerase family protein, which yields MDYQNILVTREEDIAIITFNRPQVLNALNHATMAELSAAIDELAHDEDIRCIILTGAGEKAFVAGADINELRAIGSGAQGAEFAAQGQSILFKIENLSKPVIAAINGYALGGGCELAMACDIRIAADTAKLGQPEINLGIIPGYGGTQRLPRLVGKGYAKWLILSGDMISAQEALRIGLVELVVPAAELMTRARELAHKLARKAPVAVALAKMSINVGLGTDLVTGCAFEASQFGLVCATEDRVEGTTAFLEKRPAQFKGK from the coding sequence ATGGATTACCAGAACATTCTCGTGACGCGCGAAGAGGATATTGCTATCATTACCTTTAACCGACCTCAGGTGCTCAATGCACTGAACCACGCTACGATGGCCGAACTGTCAGCAGCCATTGATGAACTAGCACATGACGAGGACATACGGTGTATTATCCTGACCGGGGCTGGGGAAAAAGCCTTCGTCGCCGGAGCCGATATCAACGAATTGCGAGCTATCGGCAGTGGTGCGCAAGGAGCTGAATTTGCAGCCCAAGGCCAGAGCATTCTGTTCAAGATCGAAAATCTCAGCAAACCCGTCATCGCTGCGATCAATGGCTACGCGCTGGGTGGTGGATGTGAGCTGGCTATGGCCTGTGACATCCGCATAGCAGCAGATACGGCCAAACTTGGACAACCCGAGATCAATTTGGGCATTATACCAGGCTATGGTGGCACGCAAAGGCTACCCAGATTAGTGGGTAAGGGGTATGCAAAGTGGCTAATCCTCAGTGGCGATATGATTTCCGCACAAGAGGCTTTGCGCATTGGTCTGGTCGAGTTGGTCGTCCCGGCAGCAGAACTAATGACAAGAGCACGGGAACTAGCTCATAAGCTCGCACGCAAGGCCCCGGTGGCGGTTGCTCTAGCCAAAATGAGCATCAATGTGGGACTGGGGACGGATCTGGTCACGGGCTGTGCGTTCGAAGCCAGCCAGTTTGGATTGGTGTGCGCCACCGAGGATCGGGTTGAGGGAACCACAGCCTTTCTAGAGAAGCGCCCAGCACAATTCAAAGGGAAATGA